gtggcaaaaactgactaattgccacttttagacagtaaataaaaaaatttcaaaaaatttccgaaacgttttattatgatttttggtCATTTCGGGACCAAAAGAGTGGTTTTAACAGTTtctccactggcgctactccacctttaccattcaaaaaacaattataacaTACATTCTTTGTAACAAGTATGCATTTTTCGAGTTATCGTATAGTTATATAATTTCCTGTGCggttttatcaattatttgttCCATTTGCCTAGACCTAATATAGAACGATCACTCTGAATACCTGTAGCTCCTCTCACATGTTTTACGATAACGCCTTCTAGTAGTATAGTAATTTCCTGTTCATGTTGTTGGTCTGAGAAGTTCAGCGACGATAGATCAGATTACAGTAGGCATCTTACATGTGCACGCCCATCATAGCCAAATTCAAGAAATAGTATTCATTCGTTTTAGTTTTCGCTCACCTACACCGTGCTTggttacaaaattttaagaaaacattttcagctctCAAAATGGTTGACTGGCTTCTGATCGATCAAACAATTGCTCAGCTTGGCTTTTACACGACCACAACATCCCAACTTACTCTGATATTTCTGACGTTGTTCTTTGTGAGAAAGGATTTAGGTCCATACAAGTACCTGATCATCTTGTTCTCCGTGTTTGGAATTGCGTTTGCAAGTTTCGAGTTTGTGTTATATCCGGTAAGAAATgtaaatcgataaaatatttttcttttgcatGACTGTCCACCGATTAGAGTGTATTGAAAAGGCAGCATAGTAATAGCAAAGTTCGGGCTCCTTCATATGTGCTCCTCCTTAGTTCTTAGTATCTTCTTACAATGAACATGTTTCAGGTCCTCCACTCCTACAACTCTGGTTACATATTCTTCACCTCAAGCCGCCCCCTGAACGCTTCAAATGAAGTCATGAAGATCATGCTGGTGCTGTACACCGCCATGTACTCTACCACGATCTCCCTTCTGGCCGTTCAATTTCTCTACCGATACTTTGCGATTTTTCACGAGTACTACCTGAAGTACTTCAAAGGCTGGTACTTCCTAATTTGGATCGTCTACGCTGGATGGTTCGGATGTCAGTATGCGATTGGGTTTCTGGTGTTCAACGCGGTGGATGAGTACTCGGAAGAGTACATGCGACAAGAAATGCATGACGTGTACGGGCTCAATGTAGCGGAAGTTCCATGTGTGATTCATGTGATCCATGTGAgtcattttttagaacactTCGTAAATAACTAGTGGTACAAAATAGCTTACTTACACGGCTCTGCGcttttttgatataaatttctgaaatttccagcaatccATTCCCAACTCAACCCATTCCGTTATTCGCTGGCGAAACGTCTTTTGCACATTCAACGTCACATTCATAATGGTTGTTCAGTACGGAATTATGATATTCTGTGGATATCAGCTGTATAACGAGATGGAGGAGAAACTGAGCATGCTGTCAAAACAGATGAGAAGACTTCATCGACAAATATTCAAGACTCTCATGTTACAGGTAactttattagaaaattataagaaaTCTAGGTATTTAAACTATTAAATCAGATAACCACGCCAACAATTGTCCTGTTCTCTCCCATCGTTTTTGTGATCTACCTTCCGTGGCTCGATTTGGAGCTCAGTGTTCCCACAGGAGTCTTCTTGTCTGGATTCACATTGTATCCAGCGCTTGATGCATTCATCCTGATGTACGTCGTCACAGACTATCGGCGAGCGTTCAAAAGTgagtgaaaatggaaaaatttgtctagaaaatattttcagctgcgTTCCAAATCTACAAACCATCCGGAGCGTCGTCACAGCAATAATTCgttcaaaaacaaaagattGCAGTTTTGTTACGTGATGTGGAATGTGCTCTGAATCATTTGTAGATGTAgtcagaaaaaagtaaaacagaGATTTCTGAACTATTTTGTGCCGAAAGATTTCACGCTTCTAAAATTTACttgtagtttttaataaacttaTTTGTAAGAAAATCAGAATGTTTTCCGAACtgctgtttgaaaaattttgttctaaTGACGTCCCACAAGAATGATTTCTCAGCACAGCGTTTTGGCAGAAAAGGAAAGTTTGAGGTTCGTACATCGATGTCTGCGCCAGTATTGGTAGGCCTACCTTTGAAGAAACTCATGCCTGTCTCCGGCCgtctgcaaaaaattccataaacaAGTTAGCAATACAAAACCCAGAAGATGTCGGGTGCTGCGGAACCTAGAAAATGTCGGGTATTGCCTAACCCAAGTAATGTCGGGCCTAGCTGAACCCATGAAGTGCCGGGCGCTGGTGAGCccagaaataatttcaaattttcagacaatttggCGGCAAGCAGGTCTATGTGTACCTGAGCCTGCCTACTAGTTTGCCTGTCGGCCTatcgaaaattccaaacttgtttgaattaaaattttgaagcccgagtattgtaaaaaaaagtaaccATATTGgggaaacttttaaaaagttaaataagTACGATACTTTTGCTCTCACGACAAACACATCAGCAGGTTGACTCATTAggcttttttgtattttcatcTTGATTCTGGTCTTCCAAGCGTTTTACCAATCCTACATTATTACTCATTTAGACTTTTTGAACCAATCTAAGTCCCGAGCACATTACCTAAATGATTGTTAATCCTATTGCATATCTGCGTAGGGCTCGAAAACAAATACAATTAGTATTCCTTCACACTTTTTCTGATTCAGATACAATCTGCTTTATAAATTATTAACACAATCTGAATATtcacaatttcagaaagaaattcAGACGGACTATGTATATCCACTGGTCTCACCATTACcttccaaaattgtttggaattttgtCATTCGTGTGtaatccaattttcatttgCTTGATAGCCACCGAAAAGAAGGCTTCGATCGGGAAGTATCGATATCTTTTGATAgggtttgcaatttttgatatggCTTACTCAACTGTAGAGCTAATCGTTCCCGTAGCAATTCATGGTACTGGGGCAGCTTTTGTGATTTACCTAGCTGACGGACCATTTTTTGGGGTGAGTTTGAAAGCTCTACACACCAAATGATTGAACTTCAGACTGGGAAGCTTGGCCAACTAGCTGTCTCAATTCGATGTGGGTGTATTTCTCTTTCATATGGAATCCTTGTCATTCACTTTATCTATCGGTATCTTGTGCTATTTaagtgagttttatttttatttttcacgtaaatccgaaaatttaaaaattata
This is a stretch of genomic DNA from Caenorhabditis elegans chromosome V. It encodes these proteins:
- the str-16 gene encoding Seven TM Receptor (Confirmed by transcript evidence); translated protein: MVDWLLIDQTIAQLGFYTTTTSQLTLIFLTLFFVRKDLGPYKYLIILFSVFGIAFASFEFVLYPVLHSYNSGYIFFTSSRPLNASNEVMKIMLVLYTAMYSTTISLLAVQFLYRYFAIFHEYYLKYFKGWYFLIWIVYAGWFGCQYAIGFLVFNAVDEYSEEYMRQEMHDVYGLNVAEVPCVIHVIHQSIPNSTHSVIRWRNVFCTFNVTFIMVVQYGIMIFCGYQLYNEMEEKLSMLSKQMRRLHRQIFKTLMLQITTPTIVLFSPIVFVIYLPWLDLELSVPTGVFLSGFTLYPALDAFILMYVVTDYRRAFKTAFQIYKPSGASSQQ